A single Tumebacillus sp. BK434 DNA region contains:
- a CDS encoding Fur family transcriptional regulator: protein MLRSSFTESLADLKSRGVRLTPQRQMILRYLKETHEHPTAEQIYHQVSQEFSGISMATVYNTLHRLKELGVIRELSYGDMSSRYDGNDSEHAHLVCEGCGKVSDVPCPPKAALETPELAELGYAVGSYRLEFYGICPSCQAHEVRPQDSELN from the coding sequence ATGCTGAGAAGCTCGTTTACAGAGTCCCTCGCTGATCTGAAGTCTCGCGGCGTGCGTCTGACACCGCAGCGGCAGATGATCCTGCGTTATTTGAAAGAGACGCACGAACATCCGACAGCCGAACAGATTTATCATCAGGTCAGCCAGGAGTTTTCCGGAATCAGCATGGCGACCGTTTACAATACCCTGCACCGTCTGAAGGAGCTTGGCGTGATCCGCGAGCTGTCCTACGGTGACATGTCGAGCCGCTATGACGGCAACGACTCGGAGCACGCGCATCTGGTCTGCGAAGGCTGCGGCAAGGTAAGCGACGTGCCCTGTCCGCCGAAAGCAGCGCTGGAGACGCCGGAACTGGCTGAGCTTGGCTATGCGGTCGGTTCGTACCGGCTGGAGTTTTACGGCATTTGCCCGAGCTGCCAGGCGCATGAGGTGCGCCCGCAGGATTCTGAGCTGAACTAA
- a CDS encoding DMT family transporter, whose protein sequence is MGYVFVVAAMLIWGSVGIFGRWADQPATVIVLYRVLSACVVLGLYQAVRGGGLKRAWQEAAGQYAWVMFGGVVLALNWIFFFQAVQMTSLANAVLSYYVAPVLVTLLAPVLLKEKLERRTLLFVGMAFLGTLIMNPLGEVGGDHLLGMLSGLTAAFFYAMVTISGKKVTGMQAHTLVLWQTGTATLVLLPYVLWQGMAMPSLPSLGVMVTIGLVHTALALTLYFLGLNRVKVQHVGVLGYLDPVSAILFAYLFFGEAPSMETWIGGILILVSSYLILRSKETGGHLDGSRTEAQNATD, encoded by the coding sequence ATGGGATACGTGTTTGTGGTCGCTGCGATGCTGATCTGGGGCAGCGTGGGGATCTTTGGCCGCTGGGCCGACCAGCCGGCGACGGTGATCGTGCTGTACCGCGTGCTGTCCGCCTGTGTGGTGCTCGGCTTGTATCAGGCCGTGCGCGGCGGCGGGCTCAAGCGAGCCTGGCAGGAAGCGGCCGGGCAATACGCGTGGGTGATGTTTGGCGGTGTGGTGCTGGCTTTGAACTGGATCTTCTTCTTTCAGGCGGTGCAGATGACGTCGCTGGCCAATGCGGTGCTGTCCTACTATGTGGCACCCGTGTTGGTCACGCTGCTCGCCCCCGTTTTGTTAAAAGAAAAGCTGGAGCGGCGCACGCTCTTGTTTGTCGGGATGGCCTTCCTCGGGACGCTGATCATGAACCCGCTCGGCGAAGTCGGCGGCGATCATCTGCTCGGCATGCTCTCGGGCTTAACCGCCGCGTTTTTCTACGCGATGGTGACGATCTCCGGGAAAAAAGTGACCGGGATGCAGGCGCACACGCTCGTGCTCTGGCAGACGGGAACGGCGACCCTCGTGCTGCTGCCTTACGTGCTGTGGCAGGGGATGGCAATGCCGTCGCTCCCGTCGCTCGGCGTGATGGTGACGATCGGCTTGGTGCATACGGCGCTTGCGTTGACGCTTTATTTCCTCGGTCTGAACCGGGTGAAAGTGCAGCACGTCGGGGTGCTCGGCTATCTCGATCCGGTGAGCGCGATCTTGTTTGCCTACCTGTTTTTTGGCGAAGCGCCGAGTATGGAAACCTGGATTGGTGGCATCCTAATTCTGGTAAGTTCCTATTTGATTTTGCGCAGCAAGGAAACGGGAGGACATCTCGATGGCAGCCGAACAGAAGCGCAGAATGCGACCGATTGA
- a CDS encoding Fur family transcriptional regulator — protein sequence MKRKSYSQSLADLKGRGIRLTPQRQIILQYLKETEEHPTAEQVYHKIGEQFPGISLATVYNTLNMLKELGVIRELSYGDVSSRYDGNDSEHAHLVCEHCAQVLDIASPPEEAVLTKNVQQAGFTVSSYRLEYYGTCASCAQSAPYQKDHAS from the coding sequence ATGAAAAGGAAGAGCTACAGTCAGTCGCTCGCTGATCTGAAAGGCCGCGGTATTCGTCTGACACCGCAGAGGCAAATCATTCTGCAGTATCTGAAAGAAACCGAGGAGCATCCGACAGCCGAGCAAGTGTATCACAAAATAGGGGAACAGTTTCCGGGCATTTCGCTGGCGACTGTGTACAACACCTTGAACATGCTCAAGGAATTAGGGGTAATCCGCGAATTGTCGTATGGAGATGTCTCCAGCCGTTACGACGGCAACGATTCGGAGCATGCACACCTGGTGTGTGAACATTGTGCCCAAGTGCTGGACATCGCATCTCCGCCGGAAGAGGCGGTACTCACCAAGAATGTACAACAAGCCGGATTTACGGTGTCTTCATATCGCTTGGAGTATTATGGAACTTGTGCGTCGTGTGCGCAAAGCGCGCCGTACCAAAAAGATCACGCTTCGTAA